In the Bifidobacterium catenulatum PV20-2 genome, one interval contains:
- a CDS encoding aspartate carbamoyltransferase regulatory subunit yields the protein MEVTSIQNGIIIDHVPAGTALKVLEYLKIDPAKTKLALIMNTDSHMFGTKDIIKIESEEEAETIDLDVLGLVARTATVGIVRGGKIVEKKQPTLPEHVVNIIKCVNPRCVTTTEPAVQMFHLVHSDRQEYRCDYCDEEAKF from the coding sequence ATGGAAGTCACCAGCATTCAGAACGGCATCATCATCGACCATGTGCCTGCCGGCACCGCGCTCAAGGTGCTCGAATACCTGAAAATTGATCCGGCTAAGACCAAGCTCGCGCTGATCATGAACACCGATAGCCACATGTTCGGCACCAAAGACATCATCAAGATCGAAAGCGAAGAGGAAGCCGAAACCATCGACCTTGACGTGCTCGGCCTTGTGGCACGCACCGCAACCGTCGGCATTGTGCGCGGCGGTAAAATCGTAGAGAAAAAGCAGCCTACACTGCCGGAACATGTGGTCAATATCATCAAATGCGTGAACCCGCGCTGCGTGACTACCACCGAGCCGGCCGTGCAGATGTTCCACCTGGTGCATTCCGACCGTCAGGAATACCGCTGCGACTACTGCGACGAGGAAGCGAAGTTCTGA
- a CDS encoding dihydroorotase codes for MTLTLHDIKVWNTGEVIDLIIPSDTDETVDASVMSIAPGFEDPHVHFRDPGQTYKESMVSGCAAAASGGYTNVLIMPNTVPAMDGVKVTAGEPGASEVLDAGFDTVIDYLQHYEQAHDVTLPVRYDLCVCASKGRAGKEATDVADWIGYLPEHDDDNKDAYQLCHPVTAISDDGSAVTPEILDQVFDNVKESGLYLIEHCEHHDTGAVNEGPVSRELGVPGIPEDTELKIVERDIEMARKTGVHVHFQHVSTAISFDAIRKAKAEGLPITCETAPHYIALCDEALLKYGTLAKMNPPLRSEEDRKATIAAVADGTVDLLATDHAPHTMEEKDLGFLDAPNGIIGLECAYGVCHKILVDGGFISDERLIELMSTAPAELMGHSKADITALLDEYADAVPGDDDTKRVLDLVKVPAEDRADLVVLNTDEKWIVNPERFHSSARNTPFGGWQVTGRPLATIIGSKLVFSRINKED; via the coding sequence ATGACCCTCACCCTTCACGACATCAAGGTTTGGAACACCGGCGAAGTCATTGATCTGATCATCCCATCCGACACTGATGAAACGGTGGACGCTTCGGTCATGTCCATCGCCCCGGGATTCGAAGATCCCCACGTCCACTTCCGCGATCCGGGCCAGACCTACAAGGAATCCATGGTTTCCGGCTGCGCGGCCGCCGCCTCTGGCGGATACACGAACGTGCTCATCATGCCGAACACCGTTCCCGCCATGGATGGCGTGAAGGTGACGGCGGGGGAACCGGGTGCCAGCGAAGTGCTCGACGCCGGTTTCGACACGGTCATCGACTATCTGCAGCATTACGAACAAGCCCATGATGTGACCTTGCCGGTGCGCTATGACCTGTGCGTATGCGCTTCCAAAGGGCGTGCAGGCAAGGAAGCGACCGATGTGGCCGACTGGATCGGTTACCTGCCGGAACATGATGACGACAACAAGGACGCCTACCAGCTGTGCCACCCGGTGACCGCCATCAGCGATGACGGTTCCGCGGTAACACCGGAAATCCTCGACCAAGTGTTCGACAACGTCAAGGAATCAGGCTTGTACCTGATCGAGCATTGCGAACACCACGATACCGGGGCGGTCAATGAAGGTCCCGTATCACGAGAACTAGGCGTACCCGGCATTCCCGAAGATACCGAACTGAAGATCGTCGAACGCGATATCGAGATGGCGCGCAAGACCGGCGTGCATGTGCACTTCCAGCATGTCAGCACTGCGATTTCCTTCGATGCGATTCGCAAGGCCAAAGCTGAAGGATTACCGATCACGTGCGAAACTGCACCGCACTACATTGCGTTGTGCGATGAAGCATTGCTGAAATACGGCACTCTCGCCAAGATGAATCCGCCGTTGCGCTCCGAAGAGGATCGCAAGGCAACCATCGCAGCCGTAGCTGACGGCACCGTCGATCTGCTGGCCACCGACCATGCACCGCACACCATGGAAGAGAAGGACCTTGGTTTCCTCGATGCTCCGAACGGCATCATTGGTCTTGAATGCGCGTATGGCGTATGCCACAAGATTCTTGTGGACGGCGGCTTTATCTCCGACGAACGCCTGATTGAACTCATGTCGACTGCGCCAGCCGAACTTATGGGACACAGCAAAGCCGACATCACAGCGTTGCTTGACGAATACGCAGACGCCGTCCCCGGAGACGACGACACCAAACGCGTGCTGGACCTCGTCAAGGTTCCTGCAGAAGACCGCGCGGATCTGGTAGTGCTCAACACCGACGAGAAATGGATCGTGAATCCTGAACGATTCCATTCCTCGGCTCGCAACACTCCGTTTGGCGGATGGCAGGTCACCGGCCGTCCGCTCGCCACCATCATCGGCTCGAAACTAGTCTTCAGCCGTATCAACAAGGAGGATTGA
- the pyrF gene encoding orotidine-5'-phosphate decarboxylase, whose protein sequence is MDRLIEAIEAKQNPSIVGLDPTEALVPAQIVASFAEEISEQVEDPAEVPAMQLSVAFFEFNRAIIDAVADIVPAVKPQIAMYEALGPAGIDAYTMTCEYAKQKGLYVLGDVKRGDIGSTAAAYAHHLSGVGLGDTAYDPWHEDAVTVNPYLGTDGITPFVDAATDNDKDIFVLVRTSNPSSSELQELELASGECVYEHVADLVEGWGAETVGKNGYSRVGAVVGATHPEEGKALRTRMPHTFFLVPGYGAQGGTAQGVAGMFDRDGMGALVNSSRGIIGAWKKSGKYSESMSADDALNLVAESAREAAKDMRDNLRAVLP, encoded by the coding sequence ATGGATCGCCTGATCGAAGCAATCGAAGCCAAGCAGAATCCGAGCATTGTGGGACTTGACCCGACCGAAGCGCTCGTGCCAGCGCAAATCGTGGCCAGCTTTGCCGAGGAAATCAGCGAACAGGTTGAAGATCCGGCGGAAGTGCCGGCCATGCAGCTTTCCGTGGCCTTCTTCGAATTCAATCGCGCCATTATTGACGCCGTCGCAGACATCGTACCTGCGGTCAAACCGCAGATCGCCATGTATGAGGCGCTTGGTCCGGCAGGCATCGACGCATACACTATGACCTGTGAATACGCCAAGCAGAAGGGATTGTATGTGCTCGGCGACGTCAAGCGCGGAGACATCGGCTCCACCGCGGCCGCATATGCGCATCACCTCAGCGGTGTAGGATTGGGCGACACCGCCTACGATCCATGGCATGAGGATGCGGTAACCGTGAACCCATACCTCGGCACCGATGGCATCACACCGTTCGTCGACGCCGCCACCGATAACGACAAAGACATCTTCGTGCTCGTGCGCACCTCCAACCCGTCCAGCAGCGAACTGCAGGAACTTGAACTCGCTTCCGGCGAATGCGTATACGAGCATGTTGCCGATCTGGTGGAAGGTTGGGGTGCTGAAACCGTTGGCAAGAACGGCTATTCGCGCGTTGGCGCGGTGGTCGGAGCCACTCACCCGGAGGAAGGCAAGGCATTGCGCACACGCATGCCGCACACATTCTTCCTGGTGCCGGGCTACGGTGCCCAAGGTGGCACCGCGCAGGGCGTAGCCGGCATGTTCGACCGTGACGGCATGGGTGCTCTCGTCAATTCGTCCCGAGGCATTATCGGAGCATGGAAGAAGTCCGGCAAGTATTCCGAATCCATGAGCGCCGATGATGCTTTGAACCTGGTCGCCGAATCGGCACGTGAGGCAGCCAAAGACATGCGTGACAATCTGCGTGCGGTCTTGCCGTAA
- a CDS encoding dihydroorotate dehydrogenase electron transfer subunit, with amino-acid sequence MTTATTFVPTVAEATMAGFFPSRHEVEVVDNQELTDGVYRLTFRDEYIASHAKPAQFVDVYSNDSSKLMPRPFGVCETNGDEVSLMFAVVGKGTAEFAQLKPGDTIRVMGPLGNSFKTKEPANYVLVAGGLGVPPLVYAAQHIAGVEGAVSTAVFGYRNVHFGDEYVGKYADKVYSIDESEGNVITLLDRIEDELLSDELKPVILTCGPLPMMKAVAAWAAKRDMACQLSLEQRMGCGYGTCVLCTVDTLDGRLKVCSDGPVFTRERLGWGE; translated from the coding sequence ATGACCACCGCAACAACGTTCGTTCCGACCGTTGCCGAGGCGACTATGGCAGGTTTTTTCCCGAGCCGGCATGAAGTCGAGGTCGTTGACAATCAGGAACTGACTGACGGCGTGTACCGTTTGACGTTCCGCGACGAATACATCGCCAGCCATGCAAAGCCGGCACAATTCGTTGACGTATATTCCAACGATTCAAGCAAGCTGATGCCGCGTCCGTTCGGCGTTTGCGAAACCAACGGCGACGAAGTCAGCCTCATGTTCGCCGTGGTAGGCAAGGGCACCGCCGAATTCGCGCAGCTGAAGCCGGGAGACACCATTCGTGTGATGGGTCCGCTTGGCAATTCGTTCAAGACCAAGGAGCCGGCCAATTATGTGCTGGTGGCTGGTGGCCTTGGTGTGCCTCCGCTCGTGTATGCGGCGCAGCATATTGCCGGCGTCGAAGGCGCGGTCAGCACCGCGGTGTTCGGCTACCGTAACGTGCATTTCGGCGACGAATATGTGGGCAAGTATGCTGACAAGGTGTACAGCATCGACGAGAGCGAAGGCAATGTGATCACCCTGCTCGACCGTATCGAAGACGAGCTGCTCAGTGACGAGCTTAAGCCGGTGATTCTGACCTGCGGACCTTTGCCGATGATGAAGGCAGTGGCTGCATGGGCCGCGAAGCGTGATATGGCATGCCAGCTGAGCTTGGAACAGCGCATGGGCTGTGGTTATGGCACTTGCGTGCTGTGCACGGTCGACACGTTGGACGGACGTTTGAAGGTCTGCTCCGACGGTCCGGTCTTTACTCGCGAACGTTTGGGATGGGGTGAATGA
- a CDS encoding dihydroorotate dehydrogenase — translation MIDDTQHENLYGSYEWKHPTQVAGVPWKNPVATASGTFQYAAVRWFYDVSQLGAVTTKGVSPVPWEGNPGIRTAEGPSSNINAVGLQNPGVDHYLEDDLPKLKAINATVIANVAGHCDDDYVEVVSKLNDSPADMLEINVSCPNVSAGGMSVGTDPVALSRLITRLRKLTDKKMIVKLTPNVTDITVPARAAVESGADALSMINTLLGMRINIRTGEPIIDHVTGGVSGPAVLPMGLVAVWKTRSALPSTPIIGIGGIDSGEKALEYLYAGANAVEVGAAALFEPTAPLRVARELDDLLDARPELADKLAKGETWR, via the coding sequence ATGATCGACGATACCCAGCATGAGAACCTGTACGGTTCGTACGAATGGAAGCATCCCACGCAGGTGGCGGGCGTGCCGTGGAAGAATCCGGTCGCCACGGCTTCCGGCACCTTCCAGTATGCGGCGGTCCGCTGGTTCTACGACGTGAGCCAACTGGGCGCGGTCACCACCAAGGGCGTCTCCCCGGTGCCATGGGAAGGCAATCCAGGCATCCGTACCGCTGAAGGCCCATCCAGCAACATCAACGCGGTCGGCCTGCAGAACCCGGGCGTGGACCATTATTTGGAAGACGACCTGCCCAAGCTCAAGGCCATCAACGCCACGGTCATCGCCAATGTGGCTGGCCACTGCGACGACGACTATGTCGAAGTCGTGTCCAAGCTGAACGATTCGCCGGCCGACATGCTGGAAATCAATGTGAGCTGCCCGAACGTGTCCGCTGGAGGCATGAGCGTCGGCACCGATCCGGTAGCCTTGAGCCGTCTGATCACCCGACTGCGCAAGCTTACCGACAAGAAGATGATTGTCAAGCTCACGCCGAACGTCACCGACATCACCGTGCCTGCCCGCGCGGCCGTGGAAAGCGGTGCCGACGCGCTGAGCATGATCAACACACTGCTCGGCATGCGCATCAACATTCGCACTGGGGAGCCGATCATCGACCATGTGACCGGCGGCGTTTCCGGACCGGCCGTGCTGCCGATGGGACTCGTGGCCGTGTGGAAGACCCGCTCCGCATTACCGAGCACTCCGATCATCGGCATCGGCGGCATCGATTCCGGCGAGAAGGCGCTCGAATACCTGTATGCCGGAGCGAACGCCGTGGAAGTCGGCGCGGCCGCACTGTTCGAACCGACCGCACCATTGCGCGTGGCCCGCGAACTCGACGACCTGCTCGACGCACGTCCCGAACTCGCAGACAAGCTCGCCAAGGGCGAAACTTGGCGCTGA
- the pyrE gene encoding orotate phosphoribosyltransferase, which yields MTESLDHRFTKFLLEAQALKFGEFTLKSGRKSPYFINAGAFNDGRKIATLGAFYAEKIAAEIEAGNLPNDIDTIFGPAYKGIPLGVSTAIALTSGHGMEVGYTFDRKEKKDHGDGGMMVGTQLTDGMKVLLVDDVMTAGTAVREVIPKLKAEANVEVVGLVLSVDRMEKTKDSDTSAVRAVEAEFGFPVFAIANVREIFEAGQRIETADGTAYVTDEIKAAADAYLEQYGA from the coding sequence ATGACTGAATCCCTCGACCACCGTTTTACCAAGTTCCTGCTGGAAGCACAGGCGCTGAAATTCGGCGAGTTCACGCTGAAGTCCGGTCGTAAGTCGCCGTATTTCATCAATGCGGGCGCATTCAACGACGGACGTAAGATCGCCACGCTCGGCGCATTCTATGCGGAGAAGATCGCGGCGGAAATCGAAGCAGGCAATTTGCCGAACGACATCGACACCATTTTCGGCCCTGCCTACAAGGGCATTCCGCTGGGCGTCTCCACCGCGATCGCTCTGACTTCCGGCCACGGTATGGAGGTCGGCTACACCTTTGACCGTAAGGAGAAGAAGGATCATGGCGACGGCGGCATGATGGTCGGCACTCAGCTGACCGACGGCATGAAGGTACTGCTCGTCGACGATGTGATGACCGCAGGCACCGCAGTACGCGAGGTCATTCCCAAGCTCAAGGCCGAAGCGAATGTGGAGGTCGTCGGCTTGGTGCTTTCCGTGGATCGTATGGAAAAGACCAAGGATTCCGACACGTCCGCGGTGAGGGCCGTCGAAGCAGAGTTCGGCTTCCCGGTATTCGCCATCGCCAATGTGCGTGAGATCTTCGAGGCTGGCCAGCGTATCGAAACTGCTGACGGCACCGCGTACGTGACTGACGAGATCAAGGCCGCTGCCGACGCCTATCTGGAGCAGTATGGCGCCTGA